A single region of the Triticum dicoccoides isolate Atlit2015 ecotype Zavitan chromosome 2B, WEW_v2.0, whole genome shotgun sequence genome encodes:
- the LOC119362960 gene encoding probable calcium-binding protein CML13, whose protein sequence is MSTMKGQTRRERPRTRPHGLTQQKRQEIKEAFDLFDTDNSGTIDAKELNVAMRALGFEMTEEQINQMIADVDKDGSGSIDYEEFEHMMTAKIGERDTKEELTKAFRIIDQDKNGKISDVDIQRIAKELGENFTLQEIQEMVQEADQNGDGEIDFGEFARMMKKTSYGY, encoded by the exons ATG TCTACAATGAAGGGGCAGACAAGGAGGGAGAGGCCTAGAACTCGTCCTCATGGCCTCACGCAACAGAAGAGGCAGGAAATAAAGGAAGCGTTTGATCTTTTTGACACCGATAACTCAG GAACCATCGATGCCAAGGAGCTGAATGTTGCGATGAG AGCCTTGGGATTTGAGATGACAGAAGAG CAAATCAATCAGATGATTGCTGATGTTGACAAAGATGGCAGTGGATCGATAGATTATGAGGAGTTTGAGCACATGATGACTGCCAAGATTGGGGAGAGGGATACTAAAGAAGAGCTTACAAAAGCGTTCCGCATCATTGACCAagataaaaat GGGAAGATTTCAGATGTTGATATTCAGCGTATTGCCAAGGAGTTGGGTGAAAACTTCACTCTCCAAGAGATCCAAGAAATGGTTCAAGAGGCAGATCAAAATG GTGATGGTGAGATAGATTTTGGCGAGTTtgccaggatgatgaagaagaCCAGTTATGGCTACTAG